A region from the Nostoc punctiforme PCC 73102 genome encodes:
- a CDS encoding replicative DNA helicase — MHSNQDNVVSFHPDRSLDNLPPQNIEAEEAILGGIMLDPEAMTRVSDRLSIEAFYINAHKDIYQAAVRLHATYQPTDLLSVTAWLADHNLLNRIGGRNKLATLVDRTVSAVNIDALADLVMEKYRRRQLIKVGNEIVQLGYETQTELPLVLGQAEAKVFTVTQNQSDERSLVFSAQDMGIELFQKLEMGNMAGEKVGWYDLETIIGGIYPSSLVVVAAESHMGKTHFMISYAYEIMTKLGKPVLYVTPEMDKNQLNARMLARITGVDASMIQTNTQCYWEQIAQGIGQMVELPWKVYEHSSPTTAMIASAVRRAIAEFDGSIGAVFIDYLQQIPLESGGNMAFEVGKITRQIRDIAKSHKIPVFLGCQINRGNQTTADKRPNRHLLRNSGEIFEVCDQLIMLYRDAVYTKDPSDRTIELIVEKNRLYGKLGTATMLCDLSTSKFLNLAR; from the coding sequence ATGCACTCTAATCAAGACAACGTAGTTTCTTTTCACCCTGACAGGTCACTTGACAACTTACCCCCACAAAACATCGAGGCTGAAGAAGCGATTTTGGGTGGGATTATGCTTGACCCAGAAGCAATGACTAGAGTCAGCGATCGCTTGAGTATTGAAGCCTTTTACATCAACGCCCATAAAGATATCTATCAAGCCGCAGTCCGACTTCATGCTACATACCAACCTACAGATTTACTAAGCGTCACTGCATGGTTAGCTGACCACAATTTGCTCAATCGCATTGGTGGCAGGAATAAGTTAGCAACTCTGGTAGACCGCACTGTATCCGCCGTTAACATCGACGCTTTGGCTGATCTGGTGATGGAGAAATATCGACGGCGGCAGTTAATCAAAGTGGGCAATGAAATTGTCCAACTCGGTTACGAGACGCAAACCGAACTACCACTTGTTCTTGGACAAGCCGAGGCGAAAGTTTTCACTGTAACCCAAAATCAAAGCGATGAACGCTCTTTGGTTTTCTCAGCACAAGACATGGGCATTGAACTTTTTCAAAAACTGGAGATGGGAAACATGGCAGGGGAGAAGGTAGGTTGGTACGACCTCGAAACTATCATCGGTGGTATTTATCCCAGCAGTTTAGTTGTAGTGGCTGCTGAATCCCACATGGGCAAAACCCACTTCATGATTTCTTACGCTTACGAAATCATGACCAAACTTGGAAAGCCAGTTCTGTATGTAACTCCAGAAATGGACAAGAATCAACTCAATGCCCGAATGCTAGCCCGAATCACTGGGGTAGACGCTTCTATGATTCAAACCAATACTCAATGCTACTGGGAGCAAATAGCACAGGGTATAGGACAGATGGTGGAGTTGCCTTGGAAGGTTTACGAGCATTCCTCCCCTACAACCGCAATGATTGCTTCTGCTGTGCGCCGTGCCATTGCCGAATTTGATGGTTCTATTGGTGCTGTGTTTATTGACTACTTGCAACAGATTCCTCTGGAGTCCGGCGGGAACATGGCCTTTGAAGTCGGCAAGATTACCCGCCAGATTCGGGACATTGCCAAATCTCACAAAATCCCTGTTTTCTTGGGCTGTCAAATCAATCGGGGCAATCAAACTACGGCTGATAAACGCCCCAATCGGCATCTATTACGTAATTCTGGTGAAATCTTTGAGGTTTGTGACCAGTTAATCATGCTCTATCGGGATGCTGTCTACACAAAAGACCCAAGCGATCGCACTATCGAGTTAATTGTTGAGAAAAACCGCCTTTACGGTAAGCTCGGCACTGCGACCATGTTGTGCGATTTATCAACCTCGAAATTTTTGAACTTGGCAAGATAA
- a CDS encoding ASCH domain-containing protein, which yields MKALSVRQPWAWAIIYALKNVENRGWPIHYRGDILIHAAKTCTKKEYQVAEEFGHCMGVVIPELISLRRGQVIGIVTIVDCQFSQVASGWGMPGQYHWKLENPREITPIPYIGQLGIFEVPDDLVREAIAHNQI from the coding sequence ATGAAAGCGCTATCTGTTCGTCAGCCTTGGGCATGGGCAATAATTTATGCTCTCAAAAATGTTGAAAACCGTGGCTGGCCCATTCATTATCGCGGCGACATTTTGATTCACGCCGCCAAAACCTGTACCAAAAAAGAGTACCAAGTAGCGGAAGAATTTGGCCATTGCATGGGGGTAGTAATCCCAGAGTTAATCTCTCTCCGTCGCGGTCAAGTGATTGGCATTGTCACAATAGTAGACTGCCAATTTTCACAAGTTGCTTCTGGCTGGGGGATGCCTGGGCAGTACCATTGGAAGCTGGAGAATCCGCGCGAGATTACACCGATTCCTTACATTGGTCAACTGGGGATTTTTGAAGTGCCTGATGATTTGGTGAGAGAAGCGATCGCTCACAACCAGATATGA
- a CDS encoding DNA cytosine methyltransferase: MSVTQKILKVGDGPTTGKEKVGGIWKGRSIGSIPCGAVTMIRSLQQQGADREDIIAFIKKAKTKNYSPKILDVCKNFNNTNFKPTLPDDAPIAVVLFAGGGGIEAGMVEAGIRPVIAVEFDPTKPELSRAIALTHHCNFSEYGCRVVQLTVQEVAQSGFIGFPRYPDYLHASPVCANFSLAHTAKAGKGIESADDLTAAASVAEAIRQLQPRVFTLENVPR; the protein is encoded by the coding sequence GTGAGCGTGACCCAGAAAATCCTCAAAGTTGGCGATGGGCCTACAACTGGGAAAGAGAAAGTGGGAGGGATATGGAAAGGGCGAAGTATTGGTTCGATTCCTTGTGGTGCCGTTACCATGATTCGCTCTTTGCAGCAGCAGGGAGCGGACAGGGAGGATATCATCGCTTTCATCAAAAAAGCGAAAACCAAAAATTACTCCCCAAAAATTTTAGATGTCTGCAAAAATTTTAATAACACAAATTTTAAGCCAACGCTACCAGATGATGCCCCGATCGCAGTAGTATTATTCGCGGGTGGCGGCGGCATTGAAGCGGGGATGGTCGAAGCCGGAATTCGTCCAGTCATCGCGGTGGAATTCGATCCAACTAAACCAGAATTGAGCCGAGCAATCGCTCTTACTCATCACTGCAACTTCAGCGAGTATGGTTGTAGAGTCGTTCAGCTAACAGTTCAAGAAGTAGCGCAGTCAGGATTCATAGGGTTTCCCCGTTACCCCGACTATCTCCACGCCTCCCCGGTGTGCGCCAACTTTAGCCTTGCCCATACAGCAAAAGCGGGCAAGGGCATTGAATCGGCTGACGACCTGACAGCTGCGGCTTCTGTTGCTGAAGCCATCCGACAGTTGCAACCACGAGTGTTTACGCTAGAGAATGTCCCGCGCTAA
- a CDS encoding helix-turn-helix domain-containing protein has product MPKVLKIILNSEEDRTLKELSCADGVARRTKQRATALRLNAHGWNVPQIAEYLDWAQQTVRQTIRRWELQGLGGLWERPGRGKKRSWHEVDWQVVEKCLGQNRRYSARQLSQKLLEERQIELGAEQIRRLLKKRGGIGNVSATVRL; this is encoded by the coding sequence ATGCCAAAAGTATTAAAAATAATACTTAATAGCGAAGAAGACCGTACACTTAAAGAACTAAGTTGTGCTGATGGAGTAGCACGTCGAACCAAGCAAAGAGCGACCGCATTACGTCTCAATGCTCATGGATGGAATGTACCTCAGATTGCAGAGTATCTAGATTGGGCACAACAGACGGTAAGACAAACAATTCGACGCTGGGAACTTCAAGGCTTAGGGGGTTTGTGGGAAAGACCTGGAAGGGGAAAGAAACGAAGTTGGCATGAAGTTGATTGGCAAGTAGTCGAAAAATGCTTAGGACAAAATCGCCGATACAGTGCTCGCCAACTAAGTCAAAAGCTTTTAGAGGAACGACAAATTGAGTTAGGTGCCGAACAAATACGGCGACTACTCAAAAAAAGGGGTGGCATTGGAAACGTATCCGCTACTGTCCGGCTCTAA
- a CDS encoding transposase, with the protein MRYCPALNLKKEYLQAKRLDWELLKLWSQLGLVCLKYLDESGCYCTSPTDYAYGRRGEQKRIRQNRRRGRRINIFGIWEPKVRFDYALMVGTLKTPTYVQLMNWQAQTAATRLLETGQITAIIHDNASVHKSSLACQQHQRWQQQGLYIFFLPPYSPQMNRIEDEWLHLKRDELAGQVFEDEYELAIAIIDGINNRANHGHYQVERFTFN; encoded by the coding sequence ATCCGCTACTGTCCGGCTCTAAATCTCAAGAAAGAATATTTACAAGCTAAAAGGCTTGATTGGGAATTACTTAAGCTCTGGTCACAATTAGGGTTAGTTTGTTTAAAGTACTTAGATGAATCTGGTTGCTACTGCACTAGCCCCACTGATTACGCTTATGGACGCAGGGGTGAGCAAAAACGTATTCGACAAAATAGACGACGTGGTAGACGTATCAATATCTTCGGTATTTGGGAACCAAAAGTTCGTTTTGATTATGCTTTGATGGTGGGAACTCTCAAAACACCAACCTATGTCCAGCTGATGAACTGGCAAGCTCAAACTGCTGCTACTCGCTTACTTGAAACTGGACAAATCACCGCGATCATTCATGATAATGCCTCTGTCCATAAAAGCTCTTTGGCTTGCCAACAGCACCAACGTTGGCAGCAACAAGGTTTGTACATCTTTTTTCTTCCTCCCTATAGTCCCCAAATGAATCGGATTGAAGATGAATGGTTGCATCTCAAGCGTGACGAGCTTGCTGGTCAAGTTTTTGAGGATGAATATGAATTAGCGATCGCTATTATTGATGGTATAAATAACCGAGCTAACCACGGACATTATCAAGTTGAGCGTTTTACGTTTAATTAA
- a CDS encoding DNA cytosine methyltransferase: MPSCDRLRRAGTPSHFTDHKGCNRSKFADIWLPDGTVKSLTIQGTAILQGFPSWYEFPKETTTAGSIIGYSVPPSFAAQLFTHIQKQLSGAFL, from the coding sequence ATACCATCTTGCGATCGCCTCCGGCGGGCGGGTACGCCATCGCACTTCACGGATCACAAGGGTTGCAACCGGAGCAAGTTCGCTGATATCTGGTTGCCTGATGGGACAGTCAAATCTTTGACAATCCAAGGTACAGCCATTTTGCAAGGTTTTCCCAGTTGGTATGAGTTCCCAAAAGAGACTACTACGGCTGGGTCAATTATCGGCTATTCTGTACCTCCCAGTTTTGCCGCGCAGTTATTTACTCACATACAGAAACAATTATCAGGAGCATTTTTATGA